From one Streptomyces sp. NBC_01478 genomic stretch:
- a CDS encoding DUF6221 family protein, with the protein MPNDLVAFLKARLDEDADVAQRCDRAGFSAEWTAHGAAVDFGQGDPTGVHAVIAHHVALHDPVRVLREVEAKRRVLNRHTLSPAEGDPERPWDDRDDCQFDGDLWPCDDLLDLALPYQDHPDFPQRYK; encoded by the coding sequence ATGCCCAACGACCTGGTGGCGTTCCTCAAGGCGCGTCTGGACGAGGACGCCGACGTGGCCCAGCGCTGTGACAGGGCCGGATTCTCCGCGGAATGGACCGCGCACGGGGCCGCGGTCGACTTCGGCCAAGGGGATCCCACCGGCGTCCACGCCGTGATCGCGCACCACGTGGCCCTGCACGACCCCGTCCGCGTACTGCGCGAAGTCGAGGCCAAGCGACGCGTGTTGAACCGGCACACGCTCAGCCCGGCCGAAGGTGATCCCGAGCGACCTTGGGACGACCGCGACGACTGCCAGTTCGACGGCGACCTCTGGCCGTGCGACGACCTGCTCGATCTTGCGCTCCCGTACCAGGACCACCCCGACTTTCCCCAGCGCTACAAGTGA
- a CDS encoding NUDIX hydrolase, which translates to MADSNGVPEKVAWILVRDDRVLVTRSHGRDRFYLPGGHREPGESDGETLVREIDEELRAVIDPGSMVHFGTFEIGEGHPDHGPFRMICYTADHRGELTPSREIAERAWFRYADRDRVSAVDEMAFDALHKAGRLS; encoded by the coding sequence ATGGCGGACAGCAACGGTGTGCCGGAGAAGGTGGCGTGGATCCTGGTCCGGGACGACCGGGTGTTGGTGACGCGCAGTCACGGCAGAGATCGCTTCTACCTGCCAGGCGGTCATCGTGAGCCGGGCGAGTCCGACGGCGAGACCCTGGTGCGGGAGATCGACGAGGAACTGCGGGCGGTGATCGACCCTGGTTCCATGGTGCACTTCGGCACTTTCGAGATCGGCGAGGGCCATCCGGACCACGGCCCCTTCCGGATGATCTGCTACACCGCCGATCACCGCGGTGAGCTGACCCCGTCGAGGGAGATCGCCGAGAGGGCGTGGTTTCGCTACGCCGATCGGGACCGGGTCTCGGCCGTCGACGAGATGGCCTTCGACGCGCTGCACAAGGCCGGGCGGCTTTCTTGA
- a CDS encoding MerR family transcriptional regulator — MEGDALYSIGELARRSGLTVKTVRFYSDRGIVAPTDRSPAGYRRYGIDAVARLDLVRTLRELGLDLTTIRKVVDRELSLPEVAAAHADALAVQIRVLRLRRAVLTAVAERGSTPEEMEFMHRLARLSEDERRRLIGEFLDAVFGGLDDAPAFAGVMRSMTPELPDDPEAEQVQAWVELAELTLDPEFRASVRQLTEEQAAEQVALQVRGETTGPRRDIAGVVRDQVGPALRAGIDPASPQADSFVAEFTAHYAYLLGRPDDIDLRRRLAARLERVNDPRRERYLRLLAVVNGWAAPESLAPALDWSVQALRVRTA, encoded by the coding sequence ATGGAAGGCGACGCGCTCTACTCGATCGGTGAGCTTGCTCGGCGGAGTGGGCTGACGGTCAAGACCGTTCGGTTCTACTCCGATCGCGGGATCGTGGCGCCGACTGACCGCAGCCCGGCCGGCTACCGCCGCTACGGCATCGACGCCGTCGCACGCCTGGACCTCGTAAGAACCCTGCGCGAGCTGGGACTTGACCTCACCACGATCCGCAAGGTCGTGGACCGTGAGCTCTCGTTGCCCGAGGTCGCCGCGGCGCACGCAGACGCGCTGGCCGTGCAGATTCGGGTCCTGCGGCTGCGGCGTGCGGTGCTGACGGCGGTGGCCGAGCGTGGGTCCACACCTGAGGAGATGGAATTCATGCATCGGCTTGCCCGGCTTTCCGAGGATGAACGTCGACGTCTGATCGGTGAGTTCCTCGATGCCGTCTTCGGCGGTCTTGATGACGCCCCCGCGTTCGCCGGGGTCATGCGCTCGATGACCCCCGAGCTGCCCGACGACCCGGAGGCTGAACAGGTCCAGGCGTGGGTCGAGTTGGCCGAGCTGACCCTTGACCCGGAATTCCGTGCCTCCGTGCGGCAGTTGACCGAGGAGCAGGCCGCCGAGCAGGTGGCCTTGCAGGTCCGAGGTGAGACGACTGGCCCGCGCCGCGATATTGCCGGAGTCGTCCGTGACCAGGTCGGGCCGGCCCTCCGCGCCGGCATCGATCCCGCCTCGCCCCAGGCCGACTCGTTCGTCGCGGAGTTCACGGCGCACTACGCGTACCTGCTCGGCCGCCCCGACGACATCGACCTTCGCCGTCGGCTGGCGGCCCGGCTGGAGCGCGTGAACGACCCCCGCAGGGAGCGGTATCTGCGGTTGCTCGCCGTGGTCAATGGATGGGCCGCCCCGGAGAGTCTCGCTCCGGCGCTCGACTGGTCCGTCCAGGCTCTGCGCGTTCGGACAGCGTGA
- a CDS encoding right-handed parallel beta-helix repeat-containing protein, which translates to MRTSTGRHRRTRTLSIAAAVAVAAGAGGVYLGLNNGGAQAASATITVSTTAQLESAVANATAGTVIQVRAGTYTPAATLKSTANGTSSARITLEAYGTEKVKIDGSKLPAGQWLAGIYGDYWTVQNLTFQNSPAQGFVATSSVGGIFKNLVTANNGDSGFTLRGDGTTNNLVQNLDSYGNYDAAGHGQNADGIAIKFGSGTGNKVTGTRLYNNSDDGLDLWQFSSPVTIEHSWAFGNGKNRWNDSAFEGNGNGFKLGGGGVAVAHVVNDNAAWDNTLNGFTENSNTGAIILNRNTAYANTEAGFFFATSKSRLARNLAVGNKGGLDKLGSATVSAANNWDSGVTAPSFKSTDATTAYGTRSSSGTLPSTTFLTTGSTTIGATMN; encoded by the coding sequence GTGCGTACGAGCACCGGACGCCACCGCAGGACCCGCACCCTCTCGATCGCCGCCGCGGTGGCCGTCGCCGCGGGGGCGGGCGGCGTCTACCTCGGCCTCAACAACGGCGGCGCGCAAGCCGCTTCGGCCACGATCACCGTCTCCACCACCGCCCAACTGGAGTCGGCCGTCGCGAACGCCACCGCCGGTACCGTCATCCAGGTCCGCGCGGGCACCTACACCCCGGCCGCGACCCTCAAGTCCACGGCGAACGGCACCAGTTCGGCCCGGATCACGCTGGAGGCGTACGGCACCGAGAAGGTGAAGATCGACGGCTCCAAGCTGCCCGCGGGCCAGTGGCTGGCCGGGATCTACGGCGACTACTGGACCGTCCAGAACCTCACCTTCCAGAACTCCCCGGCCCAGGGCTTCGTCGCCACGTCCTCCGTCGGCGGCATCTTCAAGAACCTGGTCACGGCGAACAACGGCGACTCCGGCTTCACCCTGCGCGGCGACGGCACCACGAACAACCTCGTGCAGAACCTGGACAGTTACGGCAACTACGACGCCGCCGGACACGGCCAGAACGCCGACGGCATCGCCATCAAGTTCGGCTCCGGCACCGGCAACAAGGTCACGGGCACCCGCCTCTACAACAACTCGGACGACGGCCTCGACCTGTGGCAGTTCTCCTCACCGGTCACCATCGAGCACTCCTGGGCCTTCGGCAACGGCAAGAACCGCTGGAACGACTCCGCCTTCGAGGGCAACGGCAACGGCTTCAAGCTGGGCGGCGGAGGCGTCGCGGTGGCACATGTCGTCAACGACAACGCGGCCTGGGACAACACCCTCAACGGCTTCACCGAGAACTCCAACACCGGCGCGATCATCCTCAACCGCAACACCGCGTACGCCAACACCGAGGCCGGCTTCTTCTTCGCCACGAGCAAGTCCCGCCTGGCCCGCAACCTCGCCGTCGGCAACAAGGGCGGCCTGGACAAGCTCGGTTCGGCGACGGTCTCCGCCGCGAACAACTGGGACAGCGGCGTCACGGCCCCGTCCTTCAAGTCGACCGACGCGACCACGGCGTACGGCACGCGCTCGTCGAGCGGCACGCTGCCGTCGACGACGTTCCTGACGACGGGTTCCACGACGATCGGCGCGACGATGAACTGA